AATTCCTATGAAGAGCAGCAGTAGCTCACTAGCTAGCTGATGCAGGGCTAGGCAGGCCTGATGGCATAAATCATTTCAACAGGCATAACAtagaccacctctctctctgcactacTGAACCACACCACTACAGTACCACGGCACAACTGAATGCACTATTACAGTCAAATGACTGATGTAGCCTATGTAATTAATGGCATGAGACTGTTGTGAATGCAAACACTAAACTGTAGCAAACGTATCCAAGGCAAGCAACAAAAAGAAGTATGTATTAAAATTGGGACAAGTAGAATGCTCTGAACTTATCAAGAGTTGATATAATCTACTTCACTTTTTCCATACTTCCTCAACCAATGAGTGCACCTCTggtgtcctctccttgtctcggACACACACCATTTGACTACAATGAGACACAATCATTGAGTACAGTAATAGAACCATTGACGTGAAAGGAAGGGCTCTATGTGAGGGAGGATAAGTGGGTCATTGGTAAATAGGTCTCACTTTTCATCCTGTATTTTGTTCCCAGGCTCCATCCCAGAGGAAGTTGTGGAAGATATCAAGGGTATGTTCAAAAGAGACTGAAACCACTTGTTTTTATTGCCTTTATTACAGACAATGCTGGGATTCCAGTTTAGCAGCTAAAGTAAATTGATTTAGCTACAAAAGGCAGCTAAAgctaattcatttaaaaaaaaaaaacatatcttcGCCCCATTCATGTATGTTGGCGGTAGCATACTCTCATAGACCCTCTTGTTTGTGTTGTTTCTTGTCCAGTCAGGACCTGTTTTGTCAGTGACCTAAAGAGAGGCCTGAAGATCCAGGAGGCCAAGTTTAACCTAGAGGGCACGGCTGAGGTCAGTGACCTTTAACCCCCAACTGGGCAGTCAGTCATTTCTATATTTGCATTGTCTGGTATATTCAAGCAGTAGCTATTGCTGTGTTCTTCCAGGAAATGCCATTCGTTAAAGTTAGTTTGGTGAGTATTATAGTTCAGTGCATTTGAGACCCTTGCATCCATGTTCTTCCAACTTATAGCGACCAACACCACCCCCTGATGTTGATTACCCATTGGATGGGGAGAAGATTCTGCATATCAAGGGAACAATCAGGTAgctgttttttatatatatcttCTCAGCTGAAATGTGATACAATTACAAAACACAGCAAAGGGGTCGTGTTTTCTGATGTAATCTCTGTCTATTTCATTCATGTCCAGAACATTTCAAACCTGGATATTTGGTTCTGTGTCTCCTCTTTAATATCTGGGTCACCTTCTTCTATTATTGAATCTGGGTTGTCTCTGCAAGGTTTTCATCATTCATCATGTCTGTCTGTATGCTCTTCTCAGGGGTGGCTAATGAACCTACAATTGCCCCTTGGGGCCACAGAAAACGTttattaaattgaattgaaatcaaGGCTGTCTTTTTGCAAACTTATTGCAGGGACTCTTGATTGATGTGTTGGTTCTGTATTGTAGGGACTCTGAGTGACGTGTGGGTTGTTGTGTTTTGAAGGGACTCGGTGATGGAGATGCTGTTTGAGCAGGACAATGAGGAGAAGAGTGTGGCCACTCTAGTGCTTGACACTCTGGTCAAGGTAACATTAGTTTTCATAATTGAAAAATACCATGTATTAATCTGGGGTTTCTTTCTGCTCAAACCGCAAGAGATGAGATACTGCCAAAATGGGTACGGAATTCATGTTACTTCGTCAGTAATTACTGGACGATGTTTTGTTCGCAACGACCTTTCATCAGACATATGCGTCTTCTAATTAAAATCGTCAGCTATTTCATAATTCCTTCTTTTTCCATTTTGTAATGACGAACGCATTTCACCGACACGTACGAGGAGAGACTTTAACCCTGTTACCATAGCAACAGTCCCATCCTCCCGGGACTCTCCAGTTCACTGAGGTGAAATCGTCTCGGTTCCTTCTCGATTTGCCTGAAGACACGATGTTAAATTGCATAGAATTCTACTTTGGGCAGAAATTAGCATTTGTATCAGGAAAGTTTCCTCTCACGacctctacaagccagaatgCTGAATAAAATTATACTTTACTGGTTGTCCATGTAGTTGGTCCTTTTGCAGGTAGGAATGTGAAACAAAATATCCACAGAGTAGTACTATCAACCCGACCTTCGGTATGCTGGTCTGTATATCgtttgtatttctgtttttattttcaatactgaTGCAATTCGCAGGTGACAAACATGTGCGCAATATGGTTGAGCCTAACAGAACGGCAAACACTTCCAGCTGATtgcaaaaaaaaaagtgcttCGGTTGACTACATTCGGTATTGTGCATCATGTGCAATGCGTCAGCATATTGAATATACAAGTGACAGAACCTACCGCTGCCGTAGAAAGTCGGGTAAACAatttcctgtggataccccatCCACCTCCTACCGCCAAAATGACCAACAGCATGTACAGCTGGTAAAGTAAGtgtaaatataattttattcaacattctgcctTGTAGACGCTATTGCATATTTTTGACAGTTAATTTTTTTCAGACTGATATCCATGGGAACAGTCTGATGTTTAGGCAACTTCTCAACGAGTCGGATCAGACCAATGACAGACCATTCATCTTAATAGGCAGAGCAGCTTCCATTACTCTTCTTGCATGCTTTGTGCTTGTGCTGCACTCTGTAAGCACAGTACCATAAGCACTCATTGTGAACAAGTGTGACAGGCAGTGTAGTAAGCTTGTAAACAGTCCACTTCTCTACAGTGTAGGGTCGGTCAATGAGATTTCTCTCCTGAGAGACCAGCACTGTGGACGAACAGGTTTCGTCCCACCCAGTCCTTAAGGAGTTTTTTCTTGCCCCTGTCGCCTCTGCTTGGCACTGGTTGCTGTGAACCACTTAACAAGTACAACTGACTTAGTAAATGAAACAAATCTGAATGACTGATTGATACATTTCTTCTGatcacatgttttttttgttggtctTATTAAATCCTTATTTCTGTCCCATAGACAGTCTTAAGCAGCAGTCAAAACACCTAAGTTTTGTACATTCAGAGAATAGCTGGTTTCTGTATTACAGTTCTaccaagtattcataccactgacagaCTTTTATAAAAGGTGTTTTGACTGCAACTAACACAAAACACAGTCTTACTGTTAAACTTGTGAAAAGTACATTTGATAAAATACTAAAGATTGATACATACTGATGTGTTTCTATCTGATGCACCCCCTCAGTGTCCCATTGACACTCGTAAGGCGCTATCTGAAAACCTGGTCATTATCGGGGGCACGGCCATGCTGCCTGGCTTCCTGCACCGGCTCCTGGCTGAGATACGCCTCCTGGTGGACAAACCCAAGTATCGTGACGCCCTGGCCACCAAGAGCTTCAGGCTGCACAGTCCTCCAGCCAAACCCAACTGCACCGCATGGCTCGGAGGTGAGAGACAGAGTAGTCTGATAACCAACCTTGTCCTTGGACGCTGTATGGATCAGTTGGGGGTTGTAAACCAGCTTTGAATAACCCTGTCTCCTGCTTTCCTCTCCCTGTGTAGGAGCGATCTTTGGAGCACTGCAAGACATCCTGGGTAGTCGTTCTGTGTCGCGCGACTACTACAACCAGACAGGCCGTATCCCCGACTGGTGCTGTCTCAGCTCCCCGCTGCCAGAATCAGTCTATGATGTAGGGAAGACCCCCCCACCACTCATGAAGAGAGCCTTCTCCACAGAGAAATAAACCACCAGACCAGACACTATTGTCTACCCCTGGTCTGCGTCTGCAGTGCCACCCTAAaccaaaaatagtgcactatataaggaaagTGGTGCCATTTTAGTGGCACCACTAAAACTCACCCCAGACGTAACGTAAACATCAGACGTTATGGGTGTGTCTCAATAGTCTATTGTGGTTTCCTCTACTCATGCCCTTCCCCTCATCTGTAAGGCgaggaagccactttagactAGAGATGCACCCAGCATCTCAACCCCCAGATGGCTGTGGATTGTGGGGGGTTTAGTTTTATCAGTCTTTATGTGCCTGTTCTTGTTCTGTAAGACTCCTGCCACACTGTGTTCCAGATTCTGCTCACTCTATTGCTAACTAGATGTTTTGTCTAAGGATTGCACTGGTACAGTAGTCAGCATTTGAATTGAGAGTACTGTGCTGGGGTCAGGGAGAGCAAGTTCTGGGTCCAGATCATTGTGCACAAGGTGGTCTTGAACAGAGTTGTGGCCATGTGTTGACTATCCCCTTGAGGCAGAAATGTGGATTTGACTCAGTTTTCCAGCTGAACTGAGGATTGTCATGTTAAAACACTCTTGAGCTGTATATAGAAACTGTCAGTAAGAAAATGTACTGCAGTTCAACCAGATAAATTGTAGTTCAACCGATTTAAATTTCAGTTCAGTTTTGAAATTTGGCTCTGTCAAGTTTCTCTTTATGTAGTCCTTGTGAATGCTACCCCCAGGCATTCCTTTTCAGCTAATATgtagtgtttattttttatttgccaTGTAAAACATTGTAATATCAGTTTCAATCTCCCCAGAGCTCTTATC
This region of Salvelinus alpinus chromosome 8, SLU_Salpinus.1, whole genome shotgun sequence genomic DNA includes:
- the LOC139582675 gene encoding actin-related protein 10-like, with protein sequence MPLFEGLGSGGEKTAVVIDLGAAYTKCGFAGETGPRFIIPSEIQKPGQPQSIKVVQYNINTEELYSNLKEFIHTLYFRHLLVNPRDRRVLIIESILCPSHFRETLTKVFFKQFEVPSVLFAPSHLMSIMSLGINSGLVMDCGYTETLVLPVYECIPILSAWEALPLGGKAIHKELDGLLVEQCTVDSDSSTGQSLPTVIGSIPEEVVEDIKVRTCFVSDLKRGLKIQEAKFNLEGTAERPTPPPDVDYPLDGEKILHIKGTIRDSVMEMLFEQDNEEKSVATLVLDTLVKCPIDTRKALSENLVIIGGTAMLPGFLHRLLAEIRLLVDKPKYRDALATKSFRLHSPPAKPNCTAWLGGAIFGALQDILGSRSVSRDYYNQTGRIPDWCCLSSPLPESVYDVGKTPPPLMKRAFSTEK